In the genome of Cheilinus undulatus linkage group 6, ASM1832078v1, whole genome shotgun sequence, one region contains:
- the smndc1 gene encoding survival of motor neuron-related-splicing factor 30, which yields MSEDLVKQLSNYKAQLQQVEVALSTDPDNEDLLKLQKDLQEVIDLTKDLLTSQPTDSASSTQGSQTVPQKHGWKVGDRCLATWSQDGQVYEAEIEELDRENGTAAVTFSGYGNAEVIPLQNLKAVEEGKHSNEDGGGKPKSRKEQIAEQREYKKKKAQKKVQRMKELEQEREEQKSKWQQFNNKAYSKNKKGQVKRSIFASPESVNGKVGVGTCGIADKPMTQYNDTSKYNVRHLMPQ from the exons GGTAAAACAATTAAGCAACTACAAAGCCCAGCTACAGCAAGTGGAGGTTGCTTTGTCCACTGACCCAGACAATGAAGACCTCCTTAAACTCCAGAAAGACTTGCAG GAAGTCATAGACTTAACAAAAGACCTTCTAACATCTCAACCCACTGATAGTGCTTCCAGCACCCAAGGCTCACAGACAGTTCCACAGAAACATGGTTGGAAAGTGGGTGACAGATGCTTGGCTACATGGAGTCAGGACGGACA GGTGTATGAGGCCGAGATCGAGGAGTTAGACCGGGAGAATGGCACAGCAGCTGTTACCTTCTCTGGATATGGAAATGCTGAAGTGATTCCTCTCCAGAACCTCAAAGCAGTGGAGGAGGGGAAACATTCGAATGAGGATGGAGGTGGAAAGCCTAAATCAAG GAAAGAGCAGatagcagagcagagagagtataagaagaagaaagcacAGAAGAAGGTGCAGAGGATGAAGGAGCTGGAGCAAGAGAGGGAAGAGCAGAAGTCCAAGTGGCAACAGTTCAACAACAAAGCCTACTCAAAGAACAAGAAAGGACAG GTAAAGAGGAGCATATTTGCATCACCAGAAAGCGTAAATGGAAAAGTGGGAGTGGGAACATGCGGTATCGCAGACAAACCAATGACCCAGTACAATGACACGTCAAAATACAACGTCAGACATCTAATGCCACAATGA
- the LOC121511382 gene encoding max-interacting protein 1-like, whose protein sequence is MVKYMRQHSELKPEEVLSESDASMDQQDFGEMSDYSFSDVLYSKCSAMDQIGTFMKNVQVLLDAANYIENIEKNSGKCEHGYASTYPAGQAAHQQKQRKFKNRKLDNIHNRSAHNELEKNRRAHLRLCLERLKSLIPLGPDCSRHTTLGLLNKAKAHIKKLEEMDRRSQHQLETLEREQRHLQRQLAQLQTHGERERVRMDSLGSRTESERSESDREEIEVDVESTEFSHGEMDSVSTSGASDLDDHSSRQSSASDEGYSTCSLKLAFSA, encoded by the exons ATGGTAAAGTACATGCGACAGCACAGCGAGCTGAAACCCGAAGAGGTCCTGTCGGAGTCTGACGCGTCCATGGACCAGCAGGATTTCGGAGAGATGTCCGACTATTCTTTCAGCGACGTTTTATACTCCAAATGTTCCGCAATGGACCAAATCGGCACTTTTATGAAGAACGTGCAAGTGCTGCTTGATGCGGCAAATTACATAGAAAATATCGAGAAGAACAGCGGAA AATGTGAGCACGGCTATGCTTCCACATATCCTGCAGGCCAGGCTGCACATCAACAGAAACAACGTAAATTCAAGAACAGGAAATTGGACAATATTCACAATAG GTCAGCACACAAtgaactggaaaaaaatag AAGAGCACATCTCCGCCTGTGTTTGGAGAGATTGAAGTCATTGATCCCTTTGGGACCAGACTGCAGTCGGCACACCACGCTGGGACTGCTCAACAAGGCCAAAGCACATATCAAG AAACTTGAAGAAATGGATCGAAGGAGTCAGCACCAGCTGGAGACCTTAGAGAGGGAGCAGAGACACCTTCAGAGGCAGCTAGCCCAGCTGCAGACTCATGGAGAGAGGGAGCGGGTCCGTATGGACAGCCTGGGCTCCCGTACAGAGTCTGAGCGCTCAGAGTCTGACAGAG aggAAATTGAAGTTGACGTGGAAAGCACTGAGTTCTCCCATGGAGAAATGGACAGTGTAAGCACCAGTGGTGCGAGTGACCTGGATGACCACAGCAGCCGGCAGAGCTCAGCCAGTGATGAGGGCTACTCCACCTGCAGCCTAAAACTGGCCTTCTCTGCTTAA